Proteins encoded by one window of Glycine soja cultivar W05 chromosome 15, ASM419377v2, whole genome shotgun sequence:
- the LOC114386872 gene encoding cysteine-rich receptor-like protein kinase 10, with protein sequence MNPKISDFGMARMFTQQESASNTNRIVGTYGYMSPEYAMEGTFATKSDVYSFGVLLLEIVSGRKNTSFYDDDRPLNLIGHVWELWKDGKCLQLVDPSLNELFDRDEVQRCIHVGLLCVEHYANDRPTMSDIISMLTNKSATVSLPQRPAFYVQREILDENLSSTDLCTTSTVEIATSLEINQG encoded by the exons aTGAACCCAAAAATTTCAGATTTTGGAATGGCAAGAATGTTTACACAACAAGAATCTGCATCAAATACCAACAGGATTGTTGGGACATA TGGCTACATGTCTCCAGAATATGCCATGGAAGGAACTTTCGCTACAAAGTCGGATGTCTATAGCTTTGGAGTTCTGCTGCTGGAAATTGTTAGTGGAAGAAAAAACACTAGCTTTTATGATGATGACCGTCCATTAAACCTAATAGGACAT GTATGGGAATTATGGAAAGATGGCAAATGTCTTCAATTAGTGGATCCATCATTAAATGAGTTGTTTGATCGCGATGAAGTGCAAAGGTGCATTCATGTTGGTCTCTTGTGCGTTGAACACTATGCAAATGATAGACCCACAATGTCTGACATTATATCAATGTTGACAAACAAGAGTGCAACAGTGTCCTTACCTCAAAGACCAGCATTCTATGTTCAAAGAGAGATCCTTGATGAAAATTTATCTTCTACAGATTTGTGTACTACTTCTACCGTAGAAATTGCTACTTCTTTGGAAATAAATCAGGGTTAA